A region from the Branchiostoma lanceolatum isolate klBraLanc5 chromosome 2, klBraLanc5.hap2, whole genome shotgun sequence genome encodes:
- the LOC136426767 gene encoding uncharacterized protein, with amino-acid sequence MATAASWTAVLVFTWVAGSHGQDLDTMTLPPEILEQLRASIADSQITVTNAIQGLVAVAVFLVIVGLLLGLNHFRWERRHTESRKLSMGRMTVLEQPSFPAKNGGVQRREGKSNVPENGEVQGQQEPTMSDGDERLDRHKESPPSEKEEQKSQEDIVVKMKLPSKAYPTRYVYDNPVLESGEAEEERPSPFKHWERDSELEDYLAHFMSPPRTMDSPILSRSYIMEFSQKFNSDPQSRSGVDNPGFAERPKVRTVGPALETEV; translated from the exons ATCTGGACACCATGACCCTCCCACCGGAGATTTTAGAACAGCTACGAGCCAGCATCGCCGACAGTCAGATCACTGTCACCAATGCCATCCAGGGGCTGGTGGCCGTGGCCGTGTTCCTCGTCATCGTCGGTCTCCTGCTAGGACTCAACCACTTCAGATGGGAAAG GAGACACACAGAATCCCGAAAACTGAGCATGGGTCGGATGACAGTACTTGAACAACCGTCATTTCCTGCGAAAAATGGCGGAGTTCAACGTCGCGAGGGAAAATCGAACGTTCCGGAAAATggcgaagttcaaggtcagcaGGAACCGACCATGTCCGATGGGGACGAACGTCTCGATCGGCATAAAGAATCTCCACCGTCTGAAAAGGAAGAACAGAAATCCCAGGAGGACATTGTGGTAAAGATGAAGCTACCGTCGAAAGCTTATCCAACAAG GTATGTCTATGACAATCCTGTCCTGGAAAGTGGCGAAGCTGAGGAAGAACGACCAAG TCCGTTCAAACACTGGGAGCGTGACTCAGAGCTCGAGGACTACCTTGCACATTTCATGTCCCCTCCCAGGACGATGGACTCGCCTATCCTGTCCCGCAGCTACATCATGGAGTTCTCCCAGAAATTCAACTCTGACCCCCAGAGCCGGTCAGGGGTCGACAACCCCGGGTTTGCAGAACGGCCCAAAGTTCGAACTGTGGGTCCCGCTTTAGAAACTGAGGTGTAA